From Vigna unguiculata cultivar IT97K-499-35 chromosome 5, ASM411807v1, whole genome shotgun sequence, the proteins below share one genomic window:
- the LOC114185429 gene encoding serine carboxypeptidase-like 20 — MENQNFLSLFIILLLAHWIHVQAAPPQSRVTQLPGFNSSFPSNHYSGYISIDGDYKSGKNLFYYFVSSERSAEKDPVVLWLNGGPGCSSFDGFVYEHGPFNFEAAKSKENLPTLHINPYSWSKVSNIIYLDSPAGVGLSYSKNTSKYVTGDLQTASDTHLFLLKWFQQFPEFQANPFYIAGESFAGVYVPTLAFEVAKGIQSGTKPVINFKGYLVGNGVTDEIFDGNALIPFVHGMGLISDSIYEDLQATCKGNYYDAYSLDENDPCYKSIVKVDRAIDGLNVYNILEPCYHFPDEAIENGSLPKSFKQLGVTEKPLPVRKRMFGRAWPFRAPVKPGLVTLWPQLSETTQTRHVACVNDEVASSWLNNDAVRKAIHAESESVAGAWELCTDRIEYYHNAGSMIPYHKNLTKRGYKALIFSGDHDMCVPFTGSEAWTRSLGYKIVDEWRPWNLNDQVAGYLQEYENNLTFLTIKGAGHTVPEYKPREALEFFSHWLEGKKI, encoded by the exons ATGGAAAATCAAAACTTTCTATCACTCTTCATCATCCTCTTGTTGGCTCATTGGATCCATGTTCAAGCTGCTCCTCCTCAATCTCGCGTCACACAACTCCCTGGCTTCAACTCCAGTTTCCCATCCAACCACTATTCAGG ATATATAAGTATTGATGGAGATTATAAGAGTGGGAAGAACCTGTTCTACTACTTCGTGAGTTCAGAGAGAAGTGCAGAGAAGGACCCAGTGGTGCTGTGGTTGAATGGTGGACCTGGGTGTTCAAGCTTCGATGGCTTCGTTTATGAGCATG GACCATTCAACTTTGAGGCTGCAAAATCAAAAGAGAATCTACCCACTTTGCATATCAATCCTTACAGCTGGTCAAAG GTTTCCAACATTATATATTTGGATTCTCCTGCTGGTGTTGGACTCTCTTATTCCAAGAACACAAGCAAATATGTTACTGGGGACCTGCAAACTGCGTCTGATACCCATCTTTTCCTCTTAAAG TGGTTTCAGCAATTCCCAGAATTTCAGGCTAATCCATTTTATATTGCTGGAGAGTCTTTCGCTGGAGTTTATGTCCCTACTCTGGCTTTTGAAGTGGCCAAAG GAATCCAGAGTGGTACAAAGCCCGTGATCAATTTTAAG GGTTACTTGGTTGGAAATGGTGTCACGGACGAAATATTTGATGGCAATGCTCTCATCCCATTTGTGCATGGGATGGGCCTCATATCCGACAGTATCTATGAG GATTTACAAGCTACATGCAAAGGAAACTACTACGATGCTTACTCTTTGGACGAAAATGATCCGTGTTATAAGAGCATTGTTAAAGTTGATAGG gCCATTGATGGGCTTAACGTGTACAATATACTAGAGCCATGCTACCATTTCCCTGACGAAGCCATAGAAAATGGAAGCTTACCAAAAAGTTTCAAGCAATTAGGAGTTACTGAGAAGCCTCTCCCTGTGAGGAAGAGAATGTTCGGAAGAGCATGGCCTTTTCGAGCACCAGTCAAACCTGGTCTTGTCACATTATGGCCTCAATTGTCTGAAACAACTCAAACGAGGCATGTCGCTTGTGTT AATGATGAAGTAGCAAGCTCATGGCTAAACAACGATGCTGTCAGAAAAGCCATTCATGCTGAATCG GAAAGTGTGGCGGGTGCATGGGAATTATGTACAGATAGGATAGAGTACTATCACAATGCTGGAAGCATGATTCCCTACCACAAGAACCTAACCAAGAGGGGTTACAAGGCACTTATTTTCAG TGGTGACCATGATATGTGTGTACCATTTACTGGAAGTGAGGCTTGGACTCGATCTCTGGGATATAAGATTGTGGATGAATGGAGGCCATGGAACTTAAACGACCAAGTTGCTGG GTACTTGCAAGAGTACGAGAACAACCTCACATTCCTAACAATCAAG GGAGCTGGGCACACCGTGCCGGAATATAAGCCACGGGAAGCGTTGGAATTTTTCAGCCATTGGTTGGAGGGAAAGAAAATATAA